A window of the Streptomyces finlayi genome harbors these coding sequences:
- a CDS encoding GMC oxidoreductase, with the protein MSDSSPGGRAATGVSRRSLLAGTGSVLGAAALSGTFPTARARAATAASPVISGGAHVPALVIGTGYGGSVAALRLARAGVHVHMIEMGMSWDAPGSDGKIFANTTTPDYRSFWLRTKTKQPLCSFLGFPLDKDVPRYTGILDAEDFGGITVYQGRGVGGGSLVNGGMAVTPRRENFGAVLPTVNAEEMYSTYYPRANAGLGVSSVDPAWFESADCYRYARVGRKHAQRSGFPFVFVPDVYDWDYMKREAAGTAPRSALAGEILYGNNYGKKSLQQTYLAQLRATGNVTISPLHKVTSVAPSPGGGYTVVIDQLTTGGATAATKTVTADKVFFAAGSVGTSKLLTRLRATGALPGLNDEIGRGWGDNGNVMCGRANHMWDPTGALQSSIPCSGIDNWAAGGAFAEVAPLPTGIETYASFYLSITKNPNRARFTWNAAAGRVDLDWQTAWKQPSIDMAKSIFDRINSKEGTIYRTDLFGLHKIWGDHLTYHPLGGAVLDKATDNYGRLRGYSGLYVIDGALIPGNTSVNPFVTITALAERNIERIIATDL; encoded by the coding sequence ATGAGCGATTCCAGCCCCGGCGGCAGAGCCGCCACGGGTGTCTCGCGCCGCAGCCTGTTGGCCGGAACGGGTTCCGTCCTGGGGGCCGCGGCCCTCTCCGGCACCTTCCCCACGGCCCGGGCCAGGGCCGCCACCGCCGCCTCCCCCGTCATCAGCGGCGGAGCGCACGTACCAGCCCTCGTGATCGGCACCGGGTACGGCGGCTCCGTCGCCGCGCTGCGGCTCGCGCGGGCGGGCGTCCATGTCCACATGATCGAGATGGGCATGTCCTGGGACGCCCCGGGCTCCGACGGCAAGATCTTCGCCAACACCACCACCCCGGACTACCGGTCGTTCTGGCTCCGCACCAAGACCAAGCAGCCCCTCTGCAGCTTCCTCGGCTTCCCGCTCGACAAGGACGTCCCCCGGTACACGGGAATCCTGGACGCCGAGGACTTCGGCGGCATCACGGTCTATCAGGGCCGCGGCGTCGGTGGTGGCTCACTGGTCAACGGAGGCATGGCCGTCACCCCCAGGCGGGAGAACTTCGGCGCCGTCCTGCCGACCGTGAACGCCGAGGAGATGTACAGCACCTACTACCCGCGCGCCAACGCCGGACTCGGGGTCAGCAGCGTCGACCCGGCCTGGTTCGAGTCCGCCGACTGCTACCGCTACGCCCGCGTCGGCCGCAAGCACGCCCAGCGTTCGGGTTTCCCGTTCGTATTCGTGCCCGATGTGTACGACTGGGACTACATGAAGCGGGAGGCTGCGGGAACGGCCCCCAGGTCCGCGCTGGCAGGCGAGATCCTCTACGGCAACAACTACGGCAAGAAGTCGCTGCAGCAGACCTATCTCGCCCAGCTCCGGGCGACGGGCAACGTGACCATCTCCCCGCTGCACAAGGTCACGTCCGTCGCCCCGTCCCCCGGCGGCGGCTACACCGTCGTCATCGACCAACTCACCACCGGCGGCGCTACGGCGGCCACTAAGACGGTCACCGCGGACAAGGTGTTCTTCGCGGCCGGAAGCGTCGGCACCAGCAAGCTGCTGACCCGGCTCAGGGCCACTGGGGCGCTGCCCGGCCTGAACGACGAGATCGGCAGGGGCTGGGGCGACAACGGCAACGTGATGTGCGGGCGCGCCAATCACATGTGGGACCCCACCGGCGCCCTCCAGTCGAGCATCCCGTGCTCCGGCATCGACAACTGGGCGGCCGGTGGCGCGTTCGCCGAAGTCGCGCCGCTGCCGACGGGGATCGAGACCTACGCCTCGTTCTACCTGTCGATCACCAAGAACCCGAACCGGGCACGGTTCACCTGGAACGCCGCGGCGGGGCGCGTGGACCTGGACTGGCAGACCGCGTGGAAGCAGCCGTCCATCGACATGGCCAAGTCGATCTTCGACAGGATCAACTCGAAGGAGGGGACGATCTACCGGACGGATCTCTTCGGCCTCCACAAGATCTGGGGCGACCACCTCACGTACCACCCGCTCGGCGGCGCGGTGCTGGACAAGGCCACCGACAACTACGGCCGCCTCCGCGGCTATTCGGGTCTGTACGTCATCGACGGGGCGCTGATCCCGGGCAACACGAGCGTCAATCCGTTCGTCACGATCACGGCGCTCGCCGAACGGAACATCGAGAGGATCATCGCCACCGACCTGTGA
- a CDS encoding electron transfer flavoprotein subunit alpha/FixB family protein, whose product MAEVLVYVDHVDGAVRKPTLELLTLARRIGDPVALVLGEGAEATAAVLAEHGAVRVLSVQAPEFSQYLVVPKVDALHAAFQAVSPVAVLVPSSAEGKEIAARLAVRTGSGLITDAVDLEAGDQGPVATQAAFAASFTTKSRVSKGVPVITVKPNSAPVEAAAAAGVHEVLPVTFTALSTGTKIVSRTPRESTGRPELTEAAIVVSGGRGVNGAENFAVIEALADSLGAAVGASRAAVDAGWYPHTNQVGQTGKSVSPQLYIASGISGAIQHRAGMQTSKTIVAINKDAEAPIFDLVDYGVVGDLFTVVPQLTEEVHTRKG is encoded by the coding sequence ATGGCTGAAGTCCTCGTCTATGTCGATCATGTCGATGGTGCTGTCCGTAAGCCCACGCTGGAGCTTTTGACGCTGGCCCGTCGTATCGGTGACCCGGTCGCGCTCGTGTTGGGTGAGGGTGCCGAGGCGACTGCCGCGGTGCTGGCCGAGCATGGTGCGGTGAGGGTTCTGAGCGTTCAGGCGCCGGAGTTCTCGCAGTATCTGGTGGTTCCGAAGGTCGATGCCCTGCACGCCGCGTTCCAGGCGGTGTCGCCGGTTGCGGTGCTGGTGCCGTCCTCGGCGGAGGGCAAGGAGATCGCGGCTCGTCTCGCGGTCCGTACGGGGTCGGGTCTGATCACCGACGCGGTCGATCTCGAAGCGGGTGACCAGGGGCCCGTCGCGACGCAGGCCGCGTTCGCCGCGTCGTTCACCACGAAGTCCCGGGTCTCCAAGGGGGTCCCGGTCATCACGGTCAAGCCGAACTCGGCCCCGGTGGAGGCCGCTGCGGCGGCCGGTGTCCACGAGGTGCTGCCGGTGACGTTCACCGCCCTGTCCACGGGCACGAAGATCGTGTCGCGGACCCCGCGGGAGTCCACCGGCCGCCCCGAGCTCACCGAGGCCGCGATCGTCGTGTCCGGCGGGCGCGGTGTGAACGGTGCGGAGAACTTCGCGGTCATCGAAGCGCTCGCCGACTCCCTGGGTGCCGCGGTCGGTGCTTCCCGGGCCGCGGTCGACGCCGGCTGGTACCCCCACACCAACCAGGTCGGCCAGACCGGCAAGTCCGTCTCGCCCCAGCTCTACATCGCCTCCGGAATCTCCGGCGCGATCCAGCACCGGGCCGGGATGCAGACCTCCAAGACCATCGTCGCGATCAACAAGGACGCCGAAGCCCCCATCTTCGACCTCGTCGACTACGGCGTCGTCGGAGACCTCTTCACCGTCGTCCCCCAACTCACCGAAGAAGTACACACCCGCAAGGGCTGA
- a CDS encoding electron transfer flavoprotein subunit beta/FixA family protein, which produces MSLRIVVCVKYVPDATGDRHFADDLTVDREDVDGLLSELDEYAVEQALQIAGEADGAEVTVVTVGPEDAKDALRKALSMGADRAVHVEDDSLHGSDVMGTSLVLAKAVEKAGFDLVIAGMASTDGTMGVLPAVLAERLGVPQVTLLSEVGVQGGVVSGRRDGDTASERVEASLPAVVSVTDQSGEARYPSFKGIMAAKKKPVESWDLDDLGVEADEVGLAGAWTAVDSVAQRPARTAGTIVKDEGEGGKQLAEFLVGQKFI; this is translated from the coding sequence GTGAGCTTGAGGATCGTTGTCTGTGTGAAGTATGTGCCCGACGCGACTGGTGATCGGCATTTCGCTGATGACTTGACGGTGGATCGTGAGGATGTGGACGGTCTGTTGTCTGAGCTGGATGAGTATGCGGTGGAGCAGGCGCTGCAGATCGCGGGCGAGGCGGATGGTGCCGAGGTCACGGTGGTGACGGTGGGTCCTGAGGATGCGAAGGACGCGTTGCGTAAGGCGTTGTCGATGGGTGCGGACCGGGCGGTGCATGTGGAGGATGACTCTCTGCATGGCAGTGATGTGATGGGGACGTCGCTGGTGCTGGCGAAGGCGGTCGAGAAGGCCGGGTTCGATCTGGTGATCGCGGGGATGGCGTCGACGGACGGCACGATGGGTGTGCTTCCGGCGGTTCTCGCGGAGCGTCTGGGTGTGCCGCAGGTGACGTTGCTGTCCGAGGTGGGTGTCCAGGGCGGTGTGGTGTCGGGCCGTCGTGACGGTGACACGGCTTCGGAGCGGGTGGAGGCTTCGCTTCCGGCGGTGGTGTCGGTGACCGACCAGTCGGGTGAGGCGCGTTATCCGTCGTTCAAGGGGATCATGGCGGCGAAGAAGAAGCCGGTGGAGTCCTGGGATCTGGATGATCTGGGTGTCGAGGCGGACGAGGTGGGTCTGGCGGGTGCGTGGACGGCCGTGGACTCGGTGGCGCAGCGTCCGGCGCGTACGGCGGGCACGATCGTGAAGGACGAGGGTGAGGGCGGTAAGCAGCTCGCCGAGTTCCTCGTGGGTCAGAAGTTCATCTAG
- a CDS encoding TetR family transcriptional regulator, protein MREALAEAAFQLFLERGYEQTTVDDIVARAGVGRRSFFRYFPSKEDAVFPDHESCLADMTALLDGRDGPDPVGAVCDAARLVMRMYAANPEFSVQRYGLTQEVPGLRTYELSVVRRYEGTLAGYLRRRWAESPDGGLRADVVAAAVVAAHNNALRSWLRSGGVGDAEAAVDHALGLVRDVWGSAAGVPAADGVRVTVPKRAAQGAPGGRGDGPAAESDDDVIVMVASRRAPMWRVVQSIEAAMAAG, encoded by the coding sequence ATGCGGGAGGCGCTCGCCGAAGCGGCCTTCCAGCTCTTCCTGGAGCGCGGCTACGAGCAGACCACGGTGGACGACATCGTGGCGCGGGCGGGTGTGGGGCGCCGTTCCTTCTTCCGGTACTTCCCGTCGAAGGAGGACGCAGTCTTCCCCGACCACGAGAGCTGTCTGGCCGACATGACGGCGTTGCTGGACGGCCGTGACGGCCCCGACCCGGTCGGTGCCGTGTGTGACGCGGCCAGGCTCGTGATGCGGATGTACGCGGCGAATCCCGAGTTCTCCGTGCAGCGCTATGGCCTGACGCAAGAGGTGCCGGGTCTGCGCACCTACGAACTGTCGGTGGTGCGCCGGTACGAGGGAACGCTCGCCGGCTATCTGCGCCGGCGCTGGGCGGAGTCTCCCGACGGCGGTCTGCGGGCCGACGTGGTGGCGGCGGCGGTGGTGGCGGCGCACAACAACGCCCTGCGGTCGTGGCTGCGTTCGGGCGGAGTGGGTGACGCCGAGGCCGCCGTGGACCACGCGCTCGGTCTGGTCCGCGACGTATGGGGGAGCGCGGCCGGAGTGCCCGCCGCGGACGGGGTCCGCGTCACGGTGCCGAAGAGGGCCGCACAGGGCGCTCCCGGTGGTCGAGGGGACGGACCGGCCGCGGAGTCGGACGACGACGTGATCGTCATGGTGGCCTCCAGAAGGGCCCCGATGTGGCGCGTGGTGCAGAGCATCGAGGCGGCCATGGCGGCGGGCTGA
- a CDS encoding zinc ribbon domain-containing protein translates to MSQSGSGTATAAREATGLTYQRCRWCGTASFRRLLCPVCQSSDMRTESSEGHGVVVRTTVVHRYTEYARNESLVRFPEGFMFRCRIIGTPPQLVWPGARVRPASGADLSTGEVVLETVDKVEHDPWR, encoded by the coding sequence GTGTCCCAGTCAGGAAGCGGCACCGCTACGGCGGCACGTGAAGCAACCGGACTCACCTACCAGCGATGCCGCTGGTGCGGCACGGCGTCCTTCCGCCGACTCCTGTGCCCCGTCTGCCAGTCGAGCGACATGCGGACCGAGTCGAGCGAGGGCCACGGTGTCGTGGTCCGGACGACGGTGGTGCACCGCTATACCGAGTACGCACGCAACGAGTCCCTGGTGCGGTTCCCCGAGGGCTTCATGTTCCGCTGCCGCATCATCGGAACCCCGCCCCAACTGGTGTGGCCCGGCGCCCGCGTCCGTCCGGCGTCCGGGGCCGATCTCAGCACCGGCGAAGTCGTCCTGGAGACGGTGGACAAGGTCGAACACGACCCGTGGCGCTGA
- a CDS encoding DUF3048 domain-containing protein, which translates to MHTSATTKPAVTSIAALVLLIATLSGCQAGGETAPPPDRAGTSAGQADILAVKIDNVAPARPPTGLEKADLVYVERVEAGLSRILAVYSSDVPPVIGPVRSARETDLELLRQFDRPTLAYSGAQSALRPSIEAAPLDALPPSKAPNAYFRSKDRPAPHNLYLRPENIPHESTQVNAAEDLGLRFAPAPGGGTPVSERTVSYPSARFTFTWSPEQKKWLVTMDGQASRTASGDRLSAATVLLQDVTLGPSRFRDKWGNTSPFTETVGSGSALALRDGKAYDVTWERDSAASATEFTTEDGRPMTFARGQVWIVLVPTGTAG; encoded by the coding sequence ATGCACACCTCCGCTACGACGAAGCCGGCCGTCACCTCGATCGCCGCTCTCGTGCTCCTCATCGCCACCCTGTCCGGCTGTCAGGCCGGAGGGGAAACAGCACCCCCTCCGGACAGGGCGGGCACGTCGGCCGGGCAGGCCGACATCCTCGCAGTGAAGATCGACAACGTCGCCCCCGCACGGCCGCCGACCGGGCTGGAGAAGGCCGACCTCGTCTATGTCGAGCGGGTGGAGGCAGGACTGAGCCGGATACTCGCCGTCTACTCCTCCGACGTCCCGCCCGTGATCGGCCCCGTACGGAGCGCCCGGGAAACGGATCTGGAACTGCTCCGGCAGTTCGACCGGCCCACGCTCGCCTACTCCGGCGCCCAGTCGGCGCTGCGGCCGTCGATCGAGGCGGCTCCGCTCGATGCCCTGCCCCCTTCCAAGGCGCCGAACGCCTACTTCAGGAGCAAGGACCGGCCGGCACCGCACAACCTGTACCTTCGCCCGGAGAACATCCCGCACGAGTCGACGCAGGTCAACGCGGCGGAGGACCTCGGCCTGCGCTTCGCGCCCGCGCCCGGGGGCGGCACACCCGTCAGCGAACGTACGGTGAGCTACCCGTCGGCGCGGTTCACGTTCACCTGGTCGCCGGAGCAGAAGAAGTGGCTGGTCACCATGGACGGCCAGGCATCCCGTACGGCCTCCGGGGACCGGCTGTCAGCGGCCACCGTGCTGCTGCAGGACGTCACCCTGGGCCCGTCCCGTTTCCGGGACAAGTGGGGGAACACCTCGCCCTTCACCGAGACCGTGGGATCCGGATCGGCACTCGCGCTGCGCGACGGCAAGGCCTACGACGTCACGTGGGAGCGCGACAGCGCCGCGTCGGCGACGGAGTTCACCACCGAGGACGGCCGGCCGATGACGTTCGCGCGCGGCCAGGTCTGGATCGTGCTGGTTCCGACTGGCACGGCCGGCTGA
- a CDS encoding DUF6381 family protein has translation MSAISGPSGRDQHMRQKASELSQAAERTSDPEHRLRLRQKAERLLAQSERDGKDTDGTADGR, from the coding sequence ATGAGTGCCATATCCGGACCATCGGGTCGTGACCAGCACATGCGTCAGAAGGCGAGCGAGTTGAGTCAGGCAGCCGAGCGCACGAGCGATCCCGAGCACCGCCTGCGCCTTCGGCAGAAGGCCGAGCGGCTCCTGGCGCAGAGTGAACGGGACGGCAAGGACACGGACGGCACGGCCGACGGGCGATAA
- a CDS encoding VOC family protein: MALGRTPDAREGREEVAPVRTGGVRTVIGSQSQETPRRRSPLEKSTTDASGLGAPCWASLATRSLTSSQEFYGAVLGWTFRATDLGDEFSVALYDGVPTAGLAELTNVVHIANDWTPYFAVPDADAAAARIRERMGTLAVGPIDFPIGRAAVAADRAGARFGVWQGRLVADWQAWRAHRPWWLDLTTPNPFEAALFYGEILDWASELPGSCEVGYEHDDVVLRDDGRVAALITAGAEGSEILPGCGPRWNVHFPVRDVGAALKTAVRLGGRVLERRISAQEDGATLRDPYGAVFCVASATGPPPAQGGYGQPT, translated from the coding sequence GTGGCACTCGGCCGCACCCCGGACGCCCGCGAGGGCCGGGAAGAAGTGGCACCGGTCCGCACTGGAGGTGTACGCACCGTGATCGGCTCGCAGTCGCAGGAGACTCCGCGGCGGAGATCTCCGCTGGAGAAGTCCACGACGGACGCCTCAGGTCTGGGGGCACCGTGCTGGGCCAGTCTCGCCACCCGCAGTCTCACCTCGTCCCAGGAGTTCTACGGGGCGGTACTGGGGTGGACCTTCCGCGCTACGGACTTGGGCGACGAGTTCAGTGTGGCGCTCTACGACGGCGTACCGACGGCCGGTCTGGCGGAGCTGACGAACGTCGTGCACATCGCGAACGACTGGACTCCGTACTTCGCCGTCCCGGACGCCGATGCGGCCGCCGCGCGGATCAGGGAGCGCATGGGCACACTCGCGGTCGGACCCATCGACTTCCCGATCGGCCGGGCAGCGGTCGCCGCCGACCGCGCCGGGGCGCGCTTCGGAGTCTGGCAGGGACGCCTGGTGGCCGACTGGCAGGCCTGGCGGGCGCACCGCCCCTGGTGGCTGGACCTGACGACCCCCAATCCGTTCGAGGCCGCGCTCTTCTACGGCGAGATCCTCGACTGGGCCTCGGAGCTCCCCGGATCCTGCGAAGTCGGTTACGAGCACGACGACGTCGTGCTGCGCGACGACGGCCGGGTCGCCGCGCTCATCACCGCGGGCGCCGAAGGCAGCGAGATCCTCCCCGGGTGCGGACCGCGCTGGAACGTGCACTTCCCCGTACGCGATGTGGGGGCGGCGCTGAAGACCGCCGTCCGGCTCGGCGGCCGCGTCCTCGAACGCCGGATTTCGGCTCAGGAGGACGGAGCCACGCTCCGCGATCCGTACGGCGCCGTGTTCTGTGTCGCGTCGGCCACCGGTCCCCCGCCCGCGCAGGGCGGCTACGGACAGCCGACGTGA
- a CDS encoding DNA polymerase ligase N-terminal domain-containing protein, giving the protein MNTDDVRPTGDAPRFVVQIHDARRMHFDFRLEVDGVLKSWAVPRGPSDNPRDKRLAVPTQDHPLEYREFEGVIPQGEQGGGTVIVWDQGTYRPLSHDEQGTPVSFGEALERGHATFWLEGARLHGEFALTRLRAGDDEPEPSPVAWLLIKANDNEAVHDGPGTPDPYNARSARTGRTLHQVEAAERTHQD; this is encoded by the coding sequence GTGAACACCGACGATGTACGCCCGACCGGTGACGCACCCCGGTTCGTCGTACAGATCCACGACGCGCGCCGTATGCATTTCGACTTCCGGCTGGAAGTCGACGGCGTACTGAAGTCCTGGGCGGTGCCTCGTGGCCCCTCGGACAATCCGCGGGACAAGCGACTGGCCGTACCGACGCAGGACCACCCCCTGGAATACCGCGAGTTCGAAGGCGTCATTCCGCAGGGCGAGCAAGGAGGCGGCACCGTCATCGTCTGGGACCAGGGGACCTACCGGCCGCTCAGTCACGACGAACAGGGCACACCCGTATCGTTCGGGGAGGCCCTGGAGCGCGGGCATGCCACCTTCTGGCTCGAGGGTGCCAGACTGCACGGCGAATTCGCCCTCACCCGGTTGCGGGCGGGCGACGACGAGCCGGAGCCGAGCCCGGTGGCATGGCTGCTGATCAAGGCGAACGACAACGAGGCCGTCCACGACGGACCCGGCACGCCCGACCCGTATAACGCCCGGTCGGCCCGTACCGGGCGGACGCTGCACCAGGTCGAGGCCGCGGAACGCACCCACCAGGACTGA
- a CDS encoding serine/threonine-protein kinase has translation MGEVWRATDEVLGRAVAVKLLLGDRDDASSAARFRLEAQTAARLSHPHLVAVFDFGAWEDRFYLVMELVEGRSLSDLLAAQDTVHPEQVARIAGEAAAGLAAAHRQGVVHRDIKPGNLMLDAEGSVKIGDFGIAQFVDDPATALTTAGQIVGTSLYLAPERALGRTADSASDMYSLGCVIYQLLFGQPPFRSDTATATLYQHVDTPPVPLRQRGVDISPAFDAYLLSLLAKKPEDRPGAQQVSDWFRTDAWRGRTEPLPPHVAPAGRAHAPAPPPSRGPLASPVSAGAHRSGPDTAGGAAGPTTYRLPQTTGRRRAPAPARRSAREAIRRRPRVASAIAGTAAFIAAVYLGMILFAPEPSSADTPQPTDSTGTTAPVTPPATAEHGQAPDAPPSDASSQDGAQELGDGKGDKEKDGDKENDEHGDD, from the coding sequence ATGGGCGAGGTGTGGCGCGCGACGGACGAAGTCCTCGGCCGGGCCGTCGCCGTGAAGCTGTTGCTGGGTGACCGTGACGACGCGTCATCGGCCGCCCGCTTCCGGCTGGAGGCGCAGACGGCCGCACGGCTGAGCCACCCTCATCTGGTGGCCGTGTTCGACTTCGGGGCCTGGGAGGACCGGTTCTATCTCGTGATGGAACTGGTGGAGGGCAGAAGTCTCAGCGATCTTCTCGCGGCGCAGGACACGGTCCATCCGGAGCAGGTGGCCCGGATAGCGGGCGAGGCCGCCGCGGGTCTGGCCGCCGCCCACCGGCAGGGCGTCGTGCACCGCGACATCAAGCCCGGAAACCTGATGCTGGACGCCGAAGGGTCGGTCAAGATAGGCGACTTCGGGATCGCCCAGTTCGTGGACGATCCGGCCACCGCACTGACCACCGCCGGGCAGATCGTCGGCACCAGTCTCTATCTGGCGCCGGAGCGCGCGCTCGGCCGCACGGCCGACTCGGCGTCGGACATGTACTCCCTGGGCTGCGTGATCTACCAACTCCTCTTCGGGCAGCCGCCGTTCCGTTCCGACACGGCGACCGCGACGCTCTATCAGCATGTGGACACGCCTCCCGTACCGCTGCGGCAGCGGGGCGTCGACATCTCCCCGGCGTTCGACGCGTATCTGCTGAGCCTGCTCGCCAAGAAGCCCGAGGACCGGCCCGGTGCCCAGCAGGTGTCCGACTGGTTCCGTACCGACGCCTGGCGTGGGCGCACCGAGCCCCTGCCGCCGCATGTCGCCCCCGCCGGTCGGGCCCACGCACCGGCGCCTCCGCCGTCCCGTGGCCCTCTCGCCTCGCCGGTGTCCGCGGGTGCGCACCGGTCAGGGCCGGACACGGCGGGCGGGGCTGCGGGCCCCACGACGTACCGGCTGCCGCAGACCACCGGCCGAAGACGGGCTCCCGCGCCGGCCAGGCGCAGCGCCCGTGAGGCGATCAGGCGCCGGCCGCGCGTGGCCAGCGCCATCGCGGGAACGGCGGCCTTCATCGCCGCCGTGTATCTGGGCATGATCCTGTTCGCACCGGAGCCCAGCTCCGCCGACACGCCGCAGCCCACGGACTCCACCGGGACCACCGCACCGGTGACACCGCCGGCAACGGCCGAGCACGGGCAGGCACCGGACGCTCCCCCGTCCGACGCGTCGTCCCAGGACGGAGCCCAGGAACTGGGTGACGGCAAGGGGGACAAGGAGAAGGACGGGGACAAGGAGAACGACGAACACGGGGACGACTGA
- a CDS encoding HAD family hydrolase, which produces MNSPRTDAPFPRVVFDLDGTLVDSEPNYYEAGRRLLARYGVTDFSWEQHTRFIGIGTRETLTVLRTEYGIETPVDALLAGENALYLELAGSSTEVFPEMRKLVERLHSACVPMAVASGSSRAAIGAVLAVTGLDAHIPLYVSAEEVPRGKPEPDVFLEAARRLGAEPADCVVLEDAPPGAAAARAAGMRCVAIPYVAETADDPAFLAADLLFPGGQSEFTAEAVYEWLRLAGGPGTTGTIG; this is translated from the coding sequence ATGAACTCACCGCGTACCGATGCCCCGTTCCCCCGCGTCGTCTTCGATCTCGACGGCACGCTCGTGGACAGTGAGCCGAACTACTACGAGGCGGGCCGCCGCCTTCTCGCCCGGTACGGCGTGACGGACTTCAGCTGGGAACAGCACACCCGTTTCATCGGGATCGGTACCCGCGAAACGCTGACCGTGCTGCGCACCGAGTACGGGATCGAGACACCGGTCGACGCACTGCTGGCCGGAGAGAACGCCCTCTATCTCGAACTGGCCGGCTCCTCCACCGAGGTCTTCCCGGAGATGCGGAAGCTCGTGGAACGCCTGCACAGCGCTTGCGTCCCGATGGCGGTGGCCTCGGGCTCGTCCCGGGCGGCGATCGGGGCGGTGCTCGCCGTCACCGGCCTCGACGCGCACATCCCCCTGTACGTGTCGGCGGAGGAGGTGCCGCGCGGCAAGCCGGAGCCCGATGTGTTCCTGGAGGCCGCGCGGCGACTGGGCGCGGAACCGGCCGACTGCGTGGTGCTGGAGGACGCTCCGCCCGGCGCGGCTGCGGCGCGCGCGGCGGGTATGCGCTGTGTCGCGATCCCGTATGTGGCGGAGACGGCGGACGATCCGGCGTTCCTGGCGGCGGATCTCCTCTTCCCGGGCGGGCAAAGCGAGTTCACGGCCGAGGCCGTGTACGAGTGGCTCCGTCTGGCCGGTGGCCCGGGGACCACCGGGACGATTGGCTGA
- a CDS encoding Lrp/AsnC family transcriptional regulator — translation MAVDSLDTRILRLLIEQPRTSAREYARLLGIARGTLQARLDRLEREGVITGSGPVLSPAALGHPVLAFVHLEVTQGHLDEVGEALCAVPEIIEAFSTTGGGDLLTRVVARDNGHLEDVIQRLIQLPGVVRTRTEVALRERVPHRLLPLVESVGRAAGGAE, via the coding sequence ATGGCCGTGGATTCTCTCGACACCCGCATCCTGCGCCTCCTGATCGAGCAGCCGCGCACCAGTGCGCGGGAGTACGCCCGCCTTCTGGGAATCGCCCGCGGCACCCTCCAGGCCCGGCTGGACCGGCTGGAGCGCGAGGGCGTGATCACCGGTTCGGGTCCCGTGCTCTCCCCCGCCGCACTCGGCCACCCGGTGCTCGCCTTCGTCCACCTGGAGGTCACCCAGGGGCACCTGGACGAGGTGGGCGAGGCGCTCTGCGCCGTCCCTGAGATCATCGAGGCGTTCTCGACGACCGGCGGCGGGGATCTCCTGACCCGGGTCGTCGCCCGTGACAACGGGCATCTGGAGGATGTGATCCAGCGGCTGATCCAGCTCCCGGGTGTGGTCAGGACCCGGACGGAGGTGGCGCTCCGCGAGCGGGTGCCGCACCGGCTGCTGCCGCTGGTCGAATCGGTGGGACGGGCGGCCGGCGGCGCGGAGTAG